In the genome of Planctomyces sp. SH-PL62, the window GGGGCTGCTGGAGCACGTCGTCACGATGCTCAACGTGGCCGACCGGATCCTGGAGTTCTACCCCGAGGTCGATCGCGATCTCCTCCTGACCGGCGTCTTCCTCCACGACATCGGCAAGACCGCCGAACTCTCGTACGACCGGGCCTTCGCCTACACCGACGAGGGCCAACTCGTCGGCCACCTCGTCATGGGCGTCGAGCTGCTCCGCGACAAGGTCGAGCGCACCGAGGACCTGACCGGCGAGCCCTTCCCCAACGAGCTGCTCCTGCGACTGAAGCACATGATCGTCAGCCACCACGGCGCCCTGGAATACGGCAGCCCCAAACTGCCGATGACCCTGGAAGCCGTGGCCCTGCACTACCTGGACAACCTCGACGCCAAGATCCACACTTTCGGCCGCGAGATCCGCGACGACCCCGTCCGCGAGTCCACCTGGACCCCCTTCCAGCAGAGCCTCGGCCGCCGCCTCTTCAAGGGAACCCCCGCCCGCGCCGCCGGCGATTCGGCCGACGACGCCTGACCCGCCCCCGCGGTGGAAGAAAGCCGCGGGTGAACGCCTCCATCCGATCCCTTCCCCCCTCGCGGGGGAAGGTGGTCCGCAGGGCCGGATGAGGGGGAAGACGAGCGAGACGGCCGTCGTCATCAAGTCCGGCCGGATCGCGAATCCCGACGGCCTTCGTGCTGGTCTTCCCCGCGAGGGGGGAAGACCGTCGTTCGTGAGGAGGCCGCAGACTTCACGGCCCACGCCGGCCTGGGGATGCGCCGGCATCCCTTTCTCCCTCGCGAGGGAGAAAGGGATTCAAGGCCGGTTCGTCACTCGGTCCAGAGGGAGTTGATGAGCTCGACCGTGCGGTCGGTGAGCACCTGGCCGCCTTCGGGGCCGACCGCGTTGCTCTCGGCGATGGCGCTGTAGCCGCCGCCGTGGACGGCGGGCTCAGTGGGGAGGTAGGTGCCCGGCCCGGCGAGCTGGATCAGGAAGGTCTGGAGGGCTCGGCTGCGGGCCTTCATCTGGATGCCGTACTGGGTGAAGAGTTCGAACGGGTTGGTCGCCAGGGCGACGTCCCCCAGGCGAAGGATGTGGATCTCGACCCGGTAGGGCTCGGTCGTCCCGGCCTGCTGCTTCTTGTAGCGGTCGACGACCTCCTGATGCCACAGCATGATCCGCCGGTCGGCCGGGTTCTTGGAGAGCCGCTCGACGTTCGCGGCGGCCGAGGCGGCGTCGGACTCGGAGACGATCCGGGGAGGGAGGTCCAGCGAATCCACCTTGTGGACCAGCGGAGCGCCGGAGATCTGCTCCTGCCGGGCCCCTTCATACGCCACTTCCCACGCGGCGACGAGCCTCGCGGCGAGTTCCTGAAGCCGGGTGCGGTTGCGGAAGTTGCGCATCCGCTCCTCGGCGCGCTTGCGGTACATCAGGTGGGGCGACTGGTCGCCCGACGCGCCGGTCCAGCCCAGGATGTGGAGATCGGCGCCGTGGCGGTCGCGCAGGGCCTCGCGGACCTCGTGCCAGAAGTCGGCGTTGATGGAGGATTCCCCCTCGACCTCCTGGGACGGGCAGGCGAGGTTCACGGCCGTGGCCCGGAGCTTGCCGTCCGCGTCCCAGACG includes:
- a CDS encoding 3'-5' exoribonuclease YhaM family protein → MSRRYVNQLSHGDSVDEAFLVADKQLRANRQGNLYLQLELRDKTGSVGARLWNATEELARTFEPGDFLLVRGKTQIFQGSLQIILTHIDVLGADRVEPEDFLPQSSQNVAKLYARLRELLLAMHEPHLRALVECFLIDEEFVAKFTAAPAGIKNHHAYQGGLLEHVVTMLNVADRILEFYPEVDRDLLLTGVFLHDIGKTAELSYDRAFAYTDEGQLVGHLVMGVELLRDKVERTEDLTGEPFPNELLLRLKHMIVSHHGALEYGSPKLPMTLEAVALHYLDNLDAKIHTFGREIRDDPVRESTWTPFQQSLGRRLFKGTPARAAGDSADDA